Proteins from a genomic interval of Dunckerocampus dactyliophorus isolate RoL2022-P2 chromosome 5, RoL_Ddac_1.1, whole genome shotgun sequence:
- the pstpip1a gene encoding proline-serine-threonine phosphatase-interacting protein 1a isoform X1 has protein sequence MELEFKDAFWGGNFISNAGYEAIIQRLNDGRRTCKDMEELLKMRASAEEKYGKELVAISRKVGGLYEICTLRTSIDEMKTQTETIGNLHIQLSALLKEEAKRIEQFREKQKEQRKKLEVVVEKVQKTKVSFYKKTIESERYYEQRCREADEAEQTADKMSNTSTATPKQMDKLSSKSRLYRETAEEAERQYISNIEQLDKIRHEWESTHSNTCEMFQQQEEERLKVLRNGLWVHCNHLSMQCVKDDECYENVRNMLEKCDIITDLNGFVVMKGTGSARPAAIEYQNYYKKDASAARNGSTGLVGQVKKKFSNLLQGTSLTGCDISIQNDPVAQSTGETFDRLYAAIPASHGSQNIEQYKAVYEYVAQRDDELSMSVGDDVLVIDQGEDGWWMVQKYGQNGLVPGSYLAKE, from the exons GGAGGAAACTTCATTAGTAACGCTGGCTACGAGGCCATCATCCAGAGGCTGAACGATGGTCGGCGGACGTGCAAAGACATGGAGGAGCTGTTGAAAATGAG AGCATCAGCAGAGGAGAAATACGGCAAAGAACTGGTTGCCATCTCACGCAAGGTTGGGGGTCTGTATGAGATCTG CACGCTGAGAACATCCATTGATGAAATGAAAACAC AAACGGAAACGATTGGCAACTTGCACATTCAGCTGTCTGCCCTCTTGAAGGAGGAGGCGAAAAGAATCGAGCAGTTCAGAGAGAAACAGAAGGAACAGAGAAAAAAG CTTGAAGTTGTTGTGGAGAAGGTCCAGAAGACAAAAGTCTCCTTCTATAAGAAAACAATAGAA TCAGAAAGGTACTATGAGCAACGCTGCAGGGAAGCCGATGAGGCCGAGCAAACGGCCGATAAGATGAGCAACACTTCCACCGCAACTCCCAAGCAAATGGATAAG CTGAGCAGTAAATCCAGACTGTACAGAGAAACTGCAGAGGAGGCCG agAGACAGTACATTTCCAACATTGAGCAGCTGGACAAGATCCGTCACGAGTGGGAATCGACGCACAGCAACACGTGTGAG ATGTTTCAGCAGCAGGAAGAGGAGCGTCTGAAAGTTCTGAGGAACGGCTTGTGGGTACATTGTAACCATTTGTCCATGCAGTGTGTGAAGGATGACGAG TGTTACGAGAATGTGAGAAACATGCTGGAgaagtgtgacatcatcacaGACTTGAATGGCTTTGTTGTAATGAAAGGCACCGGCTCAGCGCGTCCAG CTGCCATTGAATACCAAAATTACTATAAGAAGGATGCTTCAGCTGCCAGAAATGGAAGCACGGGACTCGTCGGCCAAGTCAAGAAAAA GTTTTCAAATCTCCTCCAAGGGACCTCTTTGACTGGCTGCGATATCAGCATTCAAAATGATCCAGTTGCACAAAGTACAG GGGAAACATTTGATAGACTTTATGCCGCCATCCCTGCAAGTCATGGGTCCCAGAACATTGAGCAGTACAAGGCGGTGTATGAGTACGTGGCCCAG AGAGATGATGAGCTCTCCATGTCTGTCGGGGACGACGTGCTTGTCATAGATCAGGGTGAAGATGGCTGGTGGATGGTGCAGAAGTATGGCCAAAATGGGCTGGTTCCAGGCTCGTACCTTGCCAAAGAATGA
- the pstpip1a gene encoding proline-serine-threonine phosphatase-interacting protein 1a isoform X2, which yields MEELLKMRASAEEKYGKELVAISRKVGGLYEICTLRTSIDEMKTQTETIGNLHIQLSALLKEEAKRIEQFREKQKEQRKKLEVVVEKVQKTKVSFYKKTIESERYYEQRCREADEAEQTADKMSNTSTATPKQMDKLSSKSRLYRETAEEAERQYISNIEQLDKIRHEWESTHSNTCEMFQQQEEERLKVLRNGLWVHCNHLSMQCVKDDECYENVRNMLEKCDIITDLNGFVVMKGTGSARPAAIEYQNYYKKDASAARNGSTGLVGQVKKKFSNLLQGTSLTGCDISIQNDPVAQSTGETFDRLYAAIPASHGSQNIEQYKAVYEYVAQRDDELSMSVGDDVLVIDQGEDGWWMVQKYGQNGLVPGSYLAKE from the exons ATGGAGGAGCTGTTGAAAATGAG AGCATCAGCAGAGGAGAAATACGGCAAAGAACTGGTTGCCATCTCACGCAAGGTTGGGGGTCTGTATGAGATCTG CACGCTGAGAACATCCATTGATGAAATGAAAACAC AAACGGAAACGATTGGCAACTTGCACATTCAGCTGTCTGCCCTCTTGAAGGAGGAGGCGAAAAGAATCGAGCAGTTCAGAGAGAAACAGAAGGAACAGAGAAAAAAG CTTGAAGTTGTTGTGGAGAAGGTCCAGAAGACAAAAGTCTCCTTCTATAAGAAAACAATAGAA TCAGAAAGGTACTATGAGCAACGCTGCAGGGAAGCCGATGAGGCCGAGCAAACGGCCGATAAGATGAGCAACACTTCCACCGCAACTCCCAAGCAAATGGATAAG CTGAGCAGTAAATCCAGACTGTACAGAGAAACTGCAGAGGAGGCCG agAGACAGTACATTTCCAACATTGAGCAGCTGGACAAGATCCGTCACGAGTGGGAATCGACGCACAGCAACACGTGTGAG ATGTTTCAGCAGCAGGAAGAGGAGCGTCTGAAAGTTCTGAGGAACGGCTTGTGGGTACATTGTAACCATTTGTCCATGCAGTGTGTGAAGGATGACGAG TGTTACGAGAATGTGAGAAACATGCTGGAgaagtgtgacatcatcacaGACTTGAATGGCTTTGTTGTAATGAAAGGCACCGGCTCAGCGCGTCCAG CTGCCATTGAATACCAAAATTACTATAAGAAGGATGCTTCAGCTGCCAGAAATGGAAGCACGGGACTCGTCGGCCAAGTCAAGAAAAA GTTTTCAAATCTCCTCCAAGGGACCTCTTTGACTGGCTGCGATATCAGCATTCAAAATGATCCAGTTGCACAAAGTACAG GGGAAACATTTGATAGACTTTATGCCGCCATCCCTGCAAGTCATGGGTCCCAGAACATTGAGCAGTACAAGGCGGTGTATGAGTACGTGGCCCAG AGAGATGATGAGCTCTCCATGTCTGTCGGGGACGACGTGCTTGTCATAGATCAGGGTGAAGATGGCTGGTGGATGGTGCAGAAGTATGGCCAAAATGGGCTGGTTCCAGGCTCGTACCTTGCCAAAGAATGA
- the pstpip1a gene encoding proline-serine-threonine phosphatase-interacting protein 1a isoform X3, giving the protein MKTQTETIGNLHIQLSALLKEEAKRIEQFREKQKEQRKKLEVVVEKVQKTKVSFYKKTIESERYYEQRCREADEAEQTADKMSNTSTATPKQMDKLSSKSRLYRETAEEAERQYISNIEQLDKIRHEWESTHSNTCEMFQQQEEERLKVLRNGLWVHCNHLSMQCVKDDECYENVRNMLEKCDIITDLNGFVVMKGTGSARPAAIEYQNYYKKDASAARNGSTGLVGQVKKKFSNLLQGTSLTGCDISIQNDPVAQSTGETFDRLYAAIPASHGSQNIEQYKAVYEYVAQRDDELSMSVGDDVLVIDQGEDGWWMVQKYGQNGLVPGSYLAKE; this is encoded by the exons ATGAAAACAC AAACGGAAACGATTGGCAACTTGCACATTCAGCTGTCTGCCCTCTTGAAGGAGGAGGCGAAAAGAATCGAGCAGTTCAGAGAGAAACAGAAGGAACAGAGAAAAAAG CTTGAAGTTGTTGTGGAGAAGGTCCAGAAGACAAAAGTCTCCTTCTATAAGAAAACAATAGAA TCAGAAAGGTACTATGAGCAACGCTGCAGGGAAGCCGATGAGGCCGAGCAAACGGCCGATAAGATGAGCAACACTTCCACCGCAACTCCCAAGCAAATGGATAAG CTGAGCAGTAAATCCAGACTGTACAGAGAAACTGCAGAGGAGGCCG agAGACAGTACATTTCCAACATTGAGCAGCTGGACAAGATCCGTCACGAGTGGGAATCGACGCACAGCAACACGTGTGAG ATGTTTCAGCAGCAGGAAGAGGAGCGTCTGAAAGTTCTGAGGAACGGCTTGTGGGTACATTGTAACCATTTGTCCATGCAGTGTGTGAAGGATGACGAG TGTTACGAGAATGTGAGAAACATGCTGGAgaagtgtgacatcatcacaGACTTGAATGGCTTTGTTGTAATGAAAGGCACCGGCTCAGCGCGTCCAG CTGCCATTGAATACCAAAATTACTATAAGAAGGATGCTTCAGCTGCCAGAAATGGAAGCACGGGACTCGTCGGCCAAGTCAAGAAAAA GTTTTCAAATCTCCTCCAAGGGACCTCTTTGACTGGCTGCGATATCAGCATTCAAAATGATCCAGTTGCACAAAGTACAG GGGAAACATTTGATAGACTTTATGCCGCCATCCCTGCAAGTCATGGGTCCCAGAACATTGAGCAGTACAAGGCGGTGTATGAGTACGTGGCCCAG AGAGATGATGAGCTCTCCATGTCTGTCGGGGACGACGTGCTTGTCATAGATCAGGGTGAAGATGGCTGGTGGATGGTGCAGAAGTATGGCCAAAATGGGCTGGTTCCAGGCTCGTACCTTGCCAAAGAATGA
- the LOC129181701 gene encoding tetraspanin-3-like, with protein sequence MGHCSITSSKTVLVFLNLIFWAAAGILCYVGAYVFITYDDYDHFFEDVYTLIPAVVIIAAGALLFIIGLIGCCATVRESYCGLTTFVIILLLVFMTEVAVVVLGYVYRAKVEDDVNDSIQKVYNEYNGTNGNAQSRAIDYLQRQLQCCGIHNYSDWKYTPWFEVSKNNSVPVSCCKANTGGICTGSLAHPEDLYQEGCEALVVKKLKEIMMYVICTVLTFAGIQILGMLSACVVLCRRRNDPAYQLLITGGTHA encoded by the exons ATGGGGCACTGCAGTATCACTTCATCGAAAACGGTGTTGGTCTTTCTGAACCTGATATTTTGG GCGGCCGCTGGCATCCTCTGCTATGTGGGAGCGTACGTTTTCATTACGTACGATGACTACGATCACTTCTTTGAAGACGTCTACACCCTCATCCCGGCAGTCGTCATCATTGCGGCCGGGGCGCTCCTCTTTATCATCGGGCTCATTGGATGCTGTGCCACCGTGAGAGAGAGTTACTGTGGACTCACAACG TTTGTCATCATTCTGCTGCTGGTTTTCATGACTGAAGTTGCTGTTGTGGTTCTCGGATATGTTTACAGAGCAAAG GTTGAAGATGACGTGAATGACTCCATCCAGAAAGTATACAACGAGTACAATGGCACCAACGGCAACGCACAGAGCCGCGCCATTGACTACCTTCAAAGACAG CTCCAGTGTTGTGGCATCCACAACTACTCCGACTGGAAGTACACACCCTGGTTTGAAGTGTCAAAAAACAACAGTGTGCCTGTCAGCTGTTGCAAAGCAAATACTGGTGGAATCTGCACAGGGTCCCTTGCTCATCCTGAAGATCTTTACCAAGAA GGCTGTGAGGCTCTGGTTGTGAAGAAGTTAAAGGAGATCATGATGTATGTCATCTGCACTGTGTTGACCTTTGCTGGCATCCAG ATATTGGGCATGTTGTCGGCGTGCGTCGTGCTGTGTCGCAGAAGAAATGATCCCGCCTACCAACTCCTCATCACAGGAGGTACCCATGCTTAA
- the si:dkey-24l11.2 gene encoding uncharacterized protein si:dkey-24l11.2 isoform X1: MLSYGIILNSGVITMENDSGENLCLPKAVPQKQQLCRFFAQGRHCNFGSKCRYLHVREDFRSDKKETIRTSSQADNPSLPQVGLEGNVENRPPLTTKSKPASGSGRRACRYFLSGHCTMEDRCRFWHPPQLPSMDDSVASANQGSFTQRRVPVPRPNIREVKLCDLTEDVAAQLRDTEIKQLKRRFPKDRLIIQERSDGKFTYYRATVEASDPDWPFDLKEIDIMVSFPDTYPKEIFTLDIPLDQDLPLVMGRHVQQASQEWLQAKHATNQLLGKVELLFRPFLCWLDRSLEKLFTEGARQLKKDIDLEKAGLQFIPYQDLQAAVCEKSEDNHSSDAADEKEEAGDEGITETLDGDRAVGEGPGCEEEQHKNEDSSHLVENIKISDVRRGTEVKLLGLRLGENTATVVSQYITVCLQCNRCKVTADLALSGKTACTAQCEKCNASISAAFRPCMLHHYSDVLGYLDLQNAVPTDLVLQECHLAVGCLSCSQESSLQNLCYGQTKEVNCENCHSKLSLLAESARFQYIQPHSNKTGPSATSINLKTVRDPAVQKGKPLPEKGACKHYKQSHRWLRFPCCGRAYPCDVCHDEDQDHPMELATRMICGYCAKEQPYGNGKPCVSCGNMMTRGAHTSHWEGGLGCRNKVKMCRNDRQKYANSNKTVSKKASEKK; this comes from the exons ATGTTGTCTTACGGAATTATTTTAAATTCAGGTGTGATAACAATGGAGAACGATAGTGGAGAGAACCTATGTCTTCCAAAGGCAGTCCCTCAAAAGCAGCAGCTGTGTCGCTTCTTCGCTCAAGGAAGACACTGCAACTTTGGTTCCAAGTGCAGATATTTACACGTAAGAGAGGATTTTAGATCTGACAAGAAAGAAACAATCAGGACTTCCAGTCAGGCTGACAACCCGTCGCTGCCTCAAGTGGGTCTTGAGGGGAATGTAGAGAACAGGCCTCCGCTGACGACCAAGTCCAAGCCGGCCTCAGGTTCTGGACGCCGTGCCTGTCGCTACTTTTTATCAGGGCACTGCACGATGGAGGACAGGTGTCGCTTCTGGCATCCACCACAGCTGCCCTCAATGGATGACAGTGTTGCATCTGCAAACCAGGGCAGTTTCACACAAAGGAGAGTGCCGGTGCCTCGTCCAAACATCCGGGAGGTCAAGCTGTGTGACCTAACGGAGGATGTGGCCGCACAGCTACGAGACACTGAGATCAAGCAGCTGAAGAGACGTTTTCCCAAAGATCGTCTCATAATTCAAGAACGAAGCGATGGCAAGTTTACTTACTACAGGGCCACTGTAGAAGCATCGGATCCAGACTGG CCTTTTGATTTGAAAGAAATAGACATCATGGTGAGCTTTCCAGACACTTACCCTAAGGAG ATTTTCACTCTGGATATTCCATTGGATCAGGATCTGCCTTTAGTGATGGGAAG GCACGTACAGCAAGCTTCACAGGAGTGGCTTCAAGCAAAGCATGCAACCAATCAACTCCTTGGCAAAGTTGAGCTGCTCTTCCGGCCTTTTCTCTGCTGGCTTGATCGCAGTTTGGAGAAGCTTTTCACAGAGGGAGCCAGACAG TTGAAAAAGGACATTGATTTAGAAAAGGCTGGGTTACAGTTCATACCCTATCAGGATCTGCAGGCGGCAGTATGTGAAAAATCGGAGGACAATCATTCATCGGACGCTGCAGATGAGAAAGAGGAAGCCGGTGACGAAGGGATAACTGAAACGTTAGACGGCGACAGAGCAGTCGGGGAAGGACCGGGTTGTGAGGAAGAGCAGCACAAAAACGAGGACAGCAGTCACTTGGTGGAAAATATAAAGATCAGTGATGTCCGCAGAGGCACAGAAGTGAAGCTGCTTGGCCTGAGGCTGGGAGAGAACACAGCCACTGTGGTCAGCCAGTACATCACTGTTTGCCTGCAATGCAACAG GTGTAAGGTGACAGCAGACCTTGCGCTGAGTGGAAAGACTGCCTGCACAGCTCAGTGTGAAAAGTGCAATGCAAGCATCAGTGCTGCGTTCAGACCGTGCATGCTGCACCATTACAGTGACGTCTTGGGATACCTGGACCTCCAAAACGCCGTTCCTACTGACCTTGTGCTTCAAGAGTGCCATCTCGCTGTGGGCTGCCTAAGCTGTTCCCAGGAAAGCTCTCTGCAG AACCTTTGCTACGGTCAAACAAAGGAGGTTAACTGTGAGAACTGCCACAGCAAACTAAGTCTCTTGGCTGAGAGCGCCAGATTCCAATACATTCAACCACACAGCAACAAAACAG GTCCAAGTGCTACATCAATTAATTTGAAGACAGTCAGAGATCCCGCTGTACAAAAGGGGAAACCCCTACCAGAAAAGGGAGCGTGCAAACATTACAAGCAGAGCCATCGCTGGTTAAG GTTTCCATGTTGTGGCCGTGCCTACCCCTGTGACGTGTGCCATGATGAGGACCAGGACCACCCCATGGAGCTCGCCACCAGGATGATCTGTGGCTACTGCGCAAAAGAACAA cCGTACGGCAACGGGAAGCCTTGTGTCAGCTGCGGGAACATGATGACCAGGGGCGCTCACACCAGCCATTGGGAAGGAGGACTGGGCTGcaggaacaaagtcaaaatgtgcAG AAATGATCGACAGAAATATGCCAACAGCAATAAGACTGTTTCGAAGAAGGCCAGTGAAAAGAAGTAG
- the si:dkey-24l11.2 gene encoding uncharacterized protein si:dkey-24l11.2 isoform X2 codes for MENDSGENLCLPKAVPQKQQLCRFFAQGRHCNFGSKCRYLHVREDFRSDKKETIRTSSQADNPSLPQVGLEGNVENRPPLTTKSKPASGSGRRACRYFLSGHCTMEDRCRFWHPPQLPSMDDSVASANQGSFTQRRVPVPRPNIREVKLCDLTEDVAAQLRDTEIKQLKRRFPKDRLIIQERSDGKFTYYRATVEASDPDWPFDLKEIDIMVSFPDTYPKEIFTLDIPLDQDLPLVMGRHVQQASQEWLQAKHATNQLLGKVELLFRPFLCWLDRSLEKLFTEGARQLKKDIDLEKAGLQFIPYQDLQAAVCEKSEDNHSSDAADEKEEAGDEGITETLDGDRAVGEGPGCEEEQHKNEDSSHLVENIKISDVRRGTEVKLLGLRLGENTATVVSQYITVCLQCNRCKVTADLALSGKTACTAQCEKCNASISAAFRPCMLHHYSDVLGYLDLQNAVPTDLVLQECHLAVGCLSCSQESSLQNLCYGQTKEVNCENCHSKLSLLAESARFQYIQPHSNKTGPSATSINLKTVRDPAVQKGKPLPEKGACKHYKQSHRWLRFPCCGRAYPCDVCHDEDQDHPMELATRMICGYCAKEQPYGNGKPCVSCGNMMTRGAHTSHWEGGLGCRNKVKMCRNDRQKYANSNKTVSKKASEKK; via the exons ATGGAGAACGATAGTGGAGAGAACCTATGTCTTCCAAAGGCAGTCCCTCAAAAGCAGCAGCTGTGTCGCTTCTTCGCTCAAGGAAGACACTGCAACTTTGGTTCCAAGTGCAGATATTTACACGTAAGAGAGGATTTTAGATCTGACAAGAAAGAAACAATCAGGACTTCCAGTCAGGCTGACAACCCGTCGCTGCCTCAAGTGGGTCTTGAGGGGAATGTAGAGAACAGGCCTCCGCTGACGACCAAGTCCAAGCCGGCCTCAGGTTCTGGACGCCGTGCCTGTCGCTACTTTTTATCAGGGCACTGCACGATGGAGGACAGGTGTCGCTTCTGGCATCCACCACAGCTGCCCTCAATGGATGACAGTGTTGCATCTGCAAACCAGGGCAGTTTCACACAAAGGAGAGTGCCGGTGCCTCGTCCAAACATCCGGGAGGTCAAGCTGTGTGACCTAACGGAGGATGTGGCCGCACAGCTACGAGACACTGAGATCAAGCAGCTGAAGAGACGTTTTCCCAAAGATCGTCTCATAATTCAAGAACGAAGCGATGGCAAGTTTACTTACTACAGGGCCACTGTAGAAGCATCGGATCCAGACTGG CCTTTTGATTTGAAAGAAATAGACATCATGGTGAGCTTTCCAGACACTTACCCTAAGGAG ATTTTCACTCTGGATATTCCATTGGATCAGGATCTGCCTTTAGTGATGGGAAG GCACGTACAGCAAGCTTCACAGGAGTGGCTTCAAGCAAAGCATGCAACCAATCAACTCCTTGGCAAAGTTGAGCTGCTCTTCCGGCCTTTTCTCTGCTGGCTTGATCGCAGTTTGGAGAAGCTTTTCACAGAGGGAGCCAGACAG TTGAAAAAGGACATTGATTTAGAAAAGGCTGGGTTACAGTTCATACCCTATCAGGATCTGCAGGCGGCAGTATGTGAAAAATCGGAGGACAATCATTCATCGGACGCTGCAGATGAGAAAGAGGAAGCCGGTGACGAAGGGATAACTGAAACGTTAGACGGCGACAGAGCAGTCGGGGAAGGACCGGGTTGTGAGGAAGAGCAGCACAAAAACGAGGACAGCAGTCACTTGGTGGAAAATATAAAGATCAGTGATGTCCGCAGAGGCACAGAAGTGAAGCTGCTTGGCCTGAGGCTGGGAGAGAACACAGCCACTGTGGTCAGCCAGTACATCACTGTTTGCCTGCAATGCAACAG GTGTAAGGTGACAGCAGACCTTGCGCTGAGTGGAAAGACTGCCTGCACAGCTCAGTGTGAAAAGTGCAATGCAAGCATCAGTGCTGCGTTCAGACCGTGCATGCTGCACCATTACAGTGACGTCTTGGGATACCTGGACCTCCAAAACGCCGTTCCTACTGACCTTGTGCTTCAAGAGTGCCATCTCGCTGTGGGCTGCCTAAGCTGTTCCCAGGAAAGCTCTCTGCAG AACCTTTGCTACGGTCAAACAAAGGAGGTTAACTGTGAGAACTGCCACAGCAAACTAAGTCTCTTGGCTGAGAGCGCCAGATTCCAATACATTCAACCACACAGCAACAAAACAG GTCCAAGTGCTACATCAATTAATTTGAAGACAGTCAGAGATCCCGCTGTACAAAAGGGGAAACCCCTACCAGAAAAGGGAGCGTGCAAACATTACAAGCAGAGCCATCGCTGGTTAAG GTTTCCATGTTGTGGCCGTGCCTACCCCTGTGACGTGTGCCATGATGAGGACCAGGACCACCCCATGGAGCTCGCCACCAGGATGATCTGTGGCTACTGCGCAAAAGAACAA cCGTACGGCAACGGGAAGCCTTGTGTCAGCTGCGGGAACATGATGACCAGGGGCGCTCACACCAGCCATTGGGAAGGAGGACTGGGCTGcaggaacaaagtcaaaatgtgcAG AAATGATCGACAGAAATATGCCAACAGCAATAAGACTGTTTCGAAGAAGGCCAGTGAAAAGAAGTAG
- the ch25hl1.1 gene encoding cholesterol 25-hydroxylase-like protein 1, member 1, with protein MLNISGLSLHPLTCTRSNRLLQPLWDYLLLHHLPLISSPFLPVLLAFCSYFFFSLPFAVMDLLGERVPLFHQYKIQQNRQPTLGMMARSFLIALFNHVFFVLPSVMVGMFILPPPAIPQEAPALHNVFIDGLALLLLFDTQYYIWHFIHHKHMQLYRCIHAIHHEYTAPFSWATEQLSIPELITVGLWSNQDPVLLNCHPLTTWCITVFSIWMSVEDHIGYDLPWSLNQLVPFGLLGGAPAHDMHHQRPSCNYAPFFSHWDKLFGTTVPLKKKTMLGRLHK; from the coding sequence ATGTTGAACATCAGCGGGTTGTCTCTGCACCCCCTCACCTGCACAAGATCAAACCGTCTCCTGCAGCCGCTCTGGGATTATCTGCTTCTTCACCACCTGCCTCTCATCTCATCACCTTTCTTGCCAGTCCTGCTCGCTTTTTGCAGCTACTTCTTCTTCAGTTTACCTTTTGCAGTCATGGACCTGTTAGGAGAAAGAGTTCCTTTATTCCACCAGTATAAGATCCAGCAGAACAGGCAGCCCACACTTGGAATGATGGCGAGGAGCTTCCTGATAGCTCTTTTTAACCACGTCTTCTTTGTCCTCCCAAGTGTGATGGTTGGTATGTTCATCTTACCTCCGCCAGCGATACCTCAGGAAGCCCCTGCCCTTCATAACGTCTTCATAGATGGATTGgctcttcttctcctctttgACACTCAGTACTACATCTGGCACTTTATACatcacaaacacatgcagcttTATCGCTGCATCCACGCCATCCACCATGAATACACGGCCCCCTTCTCTTGGGCCACCGAGCAGCTCAGCATCCCAGAGCTGATTACGGTTGGACTCTGGAGCAACCAGGACCCCGTTCTTCTCAATTGTCACCCACTGACCACATGGTGCATCACAGTGTTCAGTATCTGGATGTCCGTGGAGGACCACATTGGGTATGACCTACCATGGAGCCTCAATCAGCTGGTGCCCTTCGGCCTGCTGGGGGGAGCGCCAGCTCATGACATGCACCATCAGAGGCCCAGCTGCAATTATGCTCCCTTTTTCAGCCACTGGGACAAGCTCTTTGGTACGACTGTACCACTGAAGAAAAAAACGATGTTAGGTCGGCTACATAAATAG
- the si:dkey-30c15.13 gene encoding uncharacterized protein si:dkey-30c15.13, with protein MSQKSVALNTKKQLAGSYVAKWSSVVLTAQCLLLSLYILLLSWRGLRRYGPLHVPAYSRVAQDPDDTTGPLLEQVDSV; from the exons ATGTCTCAGAAGTCAGTCGCACTAAACACCAAAAAACAG CTAGCTGGATCCTACGTGGCCAAGTGGAGCTCTGTTGTGTTGACAGCGCAGTGTTTGCTGCTATCTCTATACATACTCTTACTGTCATGGCGAGGCTTGCGACGCTACGGCCCGTTACATGTTCCAGCATACAGCCGAGTAGCACAG GACCCAGATGATACCACCGGGCCTTTACTGGAGCAAGTGGACTCAGTGTGA